ctctgcaGGACATTTGTTTCCTGAAGGCCTCCCATATGTTCAGGGCAATTAAGTCCCTTGAATGTTTGTTACTGCTTAGGGTGATTGAGTCCCTATAGGTTTGTGGCttttagccttttaattccagtCGCTgtagggtagtgtagtccctgtaggtctgttgttgtttgcctctcgaggacagatgtttcctgaaggcttgttactatttagggcagttaagtcccttgaagttttgttacTGTTTAGGGTGATTTGTTAGTTTTAAGAGGAAAAAGAGTACGTGCTTGAAACAGAATACTTTTGTGTTATTGAATTACTGAAATGAAGGAAACGTTACATTATTTAAACACGTAAAAATAACTCCCCACTAACACTCTCATCCTAATTTTTAGTCCACCAGTGCAGtccataattaaaataactgaatCCCCTAAAAATAGGAAACAACNTTTgactcaatttaatttaaaaataaaagctcTTAAAGCATTTTCTTAACACTCCTCCTTGCTTTAAGAGTTGCAAACACCAAGTCTTGAccttaaaaattcaaacttgCAAGTAGGCAATGGTTTAGTAAGAATATCTGCAACTTGATCTTCTGTTTTGCAGTAAATAAGAGTCACATCTCCATGTTTTTGTACTTCCCTTAAAAAGAATGActtgatgttaaaatgtttagtTTTTCCATGAAAAACGGGATTATGAGAGATAGCAATTGCAACTTGATTGTCCACAAGAATCTCTGTACTTTCCTGCTGCTCTAGATTAAGATCAATTAAAATCTTCCTCAGCCACAAAGCTTGATTAACAGCACCTGTTGCAACAATAAACTCTGCCTCAGTAGTGGATTGAGCCACTgtttcttgtttctttgagttCCACGAAAAAACAGCAGATCCAATAGTGAAACAGTGACCTAAAGTGCTCCTCATATCATCAACAGAGCCTCCCCAATCACTGTCAGAGAAACCAACCAACTTGAAGTCCTTGCTCCTTGTAAATTTAACACCAAACCACTTGCTCCTTTGACATAACGAATCACTCTCTTTGCAGCCTTGAGATGAAGTTCACTTGCACAATGCATAAATCTAGATACAATATTCACGACATTCAAAATGTCAGGACGATTTGTTGTAAGATACATCAAACAACCAATCAAACTTCTAAAATACCCTTCATCAACTTTATCAGTACCATCTTCCTTGCACAACTTCTCCTTTTGATTCATAGGAGTATTTGTCTCTTTGCAATTCTCCATTCtgaatttttttagaatttcctttgcatatttcttttgacaaatGAAGACCTGGTCTTTTTCTTGATTGATCTCCATTCCAAGAAAATAAGTCATCAAACCAAGATCAGTCATTTCAAAAGCCTGCATCATATCTAGTTTAAACTCATCAATCATTTTTGCATTGCTACCAGTAATTAAAAGGTCATCCACATAAAGAGAAACAACAAGAATCTCATTGCTATTGTGTATAACATAGAATGTGGATTCTGAAAGACTTCTTTCAAAGCCAAGGCCAAGCAAATAATCATTTATTCGACTATACCAAGCTCTTGGGgtctgttttaggccatatagaGCTTTGTGTAAATGATAGACTTTGTCTTCTTTGCCTTTCACAATGAAACCTTCAGGTTGCTcaacataaatttcttcttcaagGATTCTATTAAGAAATGTTGatttgacatccatttgatgcACTTTCCAGCCAAGTTGTGCAGAGATAGCAAGAAGTAACCTGATTGTATCAAGTCTAGCAACTGATGCAAATGTGTCAGAATAATCAACACCAAAAATTTGTACATACCCCTTAACTACAAGCCTTGCTTTATGCTTATTGATTGAACCATCAGCATTTAACTTGGTTCTAAATACCCATTTTACCCCAATTACCTTTCTGCGTTGGGGTTTGTCAACAAGTTCCCATGTTTTGTTCTTCTCAATCATAGACAACTCCTCCTTCATTGCAACCATCCAATTTTGATCTTTCTCTGCTGCTCCAAAATTTGCAGGTTCACAAACAGCAACGTTGCACCTCTCATAAATATCAGAGAGTGATCTAGTACCTCTTACAGGAGCATCATCAACCAATTCATTTTTCCAGCTTTCGTCTTCATTTTGCTCTTTGTCTGAAGCTGAAAACTTGAAGTTCACATTTGTAGAGGCTAGATCTGTCTTCTTTGCATCATCCCAATTCCATTCTCCATCTTCCATAAAGTGAACATCCCTACTAATAACCATTTTTCCAGTTTGCGGTTGAAAGATTTTATAAGCTTTGCTAACTGTGTTGTGGCCTACAAAAATTCCCGCTACTGCTCTTTTATCTAGCTTATCTCGCTTGCGCTGCGGAACATGAGTGAAGCACAAACAACCAAATAGTTTAAGAAATTTCAAAGATGGTTTGTAACCATACCAGACCTCAAATGGTGTTTGATCCTTCAACACCTTTGTGGGAAgtctattttgaagaaaaacagTCGTACCTGCTGCCTCTGCCTAGAATGTTTTTGGTAAATTCTTCTCATACAACATGCATCTTGTCATCTCCAGGATATATCTATTTCTCCTCTCACTAACCCCATTTTGTTATGGGGTATGAGGAGCAGTAAGTTGATGTTCAATGCCAGAATCTTCACAAAATTGATTAAACTTTTCAGATGTGTACTCTTTGCCATTGTCTgacctcaagttttgaattttgaGACCAGTTTCATTCTCAACTTTGACTTTGAATTTCCAAAAAATTTGAGCTACCTCTGATTtgtatttgaagaaaataatcCAACACATCCTGGTGAAGTcatcaacaaatataatataataaatattacctTTTAATGAAGGTGTTCTTTGAGGACCTGCAACATCAGTGTGAATTAATTGCAGCTTCCTTCATGCTCTCCAAGTTACCTTTGGAAAAACTTTTCGATTTTGTTTGCCAAATTGACAAGCTCTGCAATTAGAAATTCGATCCTCAAGCTCAGGAACATCAACTGCCAACCTTTTTTCACTCAACTACAGCAGCCCTTTATGATGATAATGTCCAAGCCTTTTGTGCCATATTTCTGTCACGTTTTCTTTGAGTGAGAAAGTAGCTTGCTCCTCCTTCAATGGATTTAGAGCAAAACTTTTCCCTTTCATTTTTACCTTGAACATATCTTGCCCAACTGCATCtttaatcaaacaatttttGTCTTCAAAAACAACTCTAAATCCTCTTTCAATCAGTTGACCAACACTTAACAAATTCTGGTCAATTTCAGGAACAAAAAGAACATCTGGAATAAATTTTGTGTCTGCACAGCTTGTAATTGCAACTGTCCCCTTTCCTCTGACTGAGATATAATCACCATTGCCTATTCTGACTTTGGTGACATCAGTTGGCCTCATATCTTTAAAGAGTGTTTTGTCAAACGTCATGTGGTTAGTACAACCACTATCAATTAGCCAAGATTCGCTTGAAGCATTGGTTAAAAAATAAGTTGCAACAAAAAGTTGatcttcctcctcttcattTGCCATTTGAGCATCTTCTCCCTACTGCTGATTTTGGTTTTTGCATATGACAGCTTCATGCCCAAGTTGATTGCACTTGGTGCATTTAGCGTCAAGCCTTCTCCAACACTTGAATGGAGGATGACCCATCTTGTTGCAATGCTTGCAAGGAGGATACTTTCCCTTGCTGTTTGGGTGttggtttctttttttgtttttctagttGTCTTCATGTTTAGCAGGCAAGGGTTCCTCAACAAAGCCTTGTTCTCTCATAGCCCTTCGTTGTTCTTGTGCCTGCAAGGAATTCAGCAACTCTACCAAGGTGATATTTGAAAAATCCTTAGTGTTTTCTAAGGTGGTTATGGTAGCTTCAAATCTTTCAAGTACGGTAACCAGAACTTTTTCAACAATACGAGAGTCCTTAAATTCAAAACCAAGTAATCTTACTTTGTTTGCTATGTTCAGAAGCCTCTTAGAGTACTCTGTGATAGTTTCAGATTCCTTCATCTTTTGCAATTCAAAGTCTCTAATGAGATTCAACACCTGCATGCCTTTGATTCGATCATCTCCATCATATTCTTCTTTGAGATAATCCCATATGGCTTTGGCTGAATTTAGAGTCATAATTCGAGTGAAAATTGTTGGTGAAACTGCAGCAAAGAGGCATGCCTTTGTCTTagcttttttagttttttcgtCTTTGTGATTCTTGATTTGAGCTATAGTTGGATTGCCAGGTAGCATAGAAATTTCATAATCCTCTTCAATTGCTTCCCATAGATCCAGAGCTTCTAGATAGGCTTCCATTCGTACCGCccaaatttgataattttcacCATTGAAGATTGGTGGTGCCATTGCTGAAAAACTTGAATCTCCTTCCATGCTTTCAGATTTTTCTCACAGGTCCCTCAAGAAGAAGGCTCTTGATACTAGTTGTTAGTTTTAAGAGGAAACAGAGTACGTGCTTGAAACACAATACTTCTGtattattgaattattgaaATGAAGGGAAACGTTACATTatttaaacatgtaaaaataactCCCCACTAACACTCTCATCCTAATTTTTAGTCCACCAGTGCAGtccataattaaaataactgaatCCCCTAAAAATAGGAAACNNNNNNNNNNNNNNNNNNNNNNNNNNNNNNNNNNNNNNNNNNNNNNNNNNNNNNNNNNNNNNNNNNNNNNNNNNNNNNNNNNNNNNNNNNNNNNNNNNNNNNNNNNNNNNNNNNNNNNNNNNNNNNNNNNNNNNNNNNNNNNNNNNNNNNNNNNNNNNNNNNNNNNNNNNNNNNNNNNNNNNNNNNNNNNNNNNNNNNNNNNNNNNNNNNNNNNNNNNNNNNNNNNNNNNNNNNNNNNNNNNNNNNNNNNNNNNNNNNNNNNNNNNNNNNNNNNNNNNNNNNNNNNNNNNNNNNNNNNNNNNNNNNNNNNNNNNNNNNNNNNNNNNNNNNNNNNNNNNNNNNNNNNNNNNNNNNNNNNNNNNNNNNNNNNNNNNNNNNNNNNNNNNNNNNNNNNNNNNNNNNNNNNNNNNNNNNNNNNNNNNNNNNNNNNNNNNNNNNNNNNNNNNNNNNNNNNNNNNNNNNNNNNNNNNNNNNNNNNNNNNNNNNNNNNNNNNNNNNNNNNNNNNNNNNNNNNNNNNNNNNNNNNNNNNNNNNNNNNNNNNNNNNNNNNNNNNNNNNNNNNNNNNNNNNNNNNNNNNNNNNNNNNNNNNNNNNNNNNNNNNNNNNNNNNNNNNNNNNNNNNNNNNNNNNNNNNNNNNNNNNNNNNNNNNNNNNNNNNNNNNNNNNNNNNNNNNNNNNNNNNNNNNNNNNNNNNNNNNNNNNNNNNNNNNNNNNNNNNNNNNNNNNNNNNNNNNNNNNNNNNNNNNNNNNNNNNNNNNNNNNNNNNNNNNNNNNNNNNNNNNNNNNNNNNNNNNNNNNNNNNNNNNNNNNNNNNNNNNNNNNNNNNNNNNNNNNNNNNNNNNNNNNNNNNNNNNNNNNNNNNNNNNNNNNNNNNNNNNNNNNNNNNNNNNNNNNNNNNNNNNNNNNNNNNNNNNNNNNNNNNNNNNNNNNNNNNNNNNNNNNNNNNNNNNNNNNNNNNNNNNNNNNNNNNNNNNNNNNNNNNNNNNNNNNNNNNNNNNNNNNNNNNNNNNNNNNNNNNNNNNNNNNNNNNNNNNNNNNNNNNNNNNNNNNatttattttaactatttcgACTAAAAATCAGTTTAACATCAACTCGATAAGAtctaaaataattcaaacaacaatttattttaactatttcgACTCAAAATCAGTTAACATTAACTCGATAACCTGACATGTTAGTCAGCTCGATAGAATGGGAGGTCGACTTCTCGATGGGTCAGTAAAAATCAATTTCTCCTTAAGTAATCTAAATAAGacgaccttttttttttcatactataatcgaatcaaatttaaatgaatcaGAATGAACCGTTTAACTACCATTATGGGTTAGTAATGATGTGGGATAACACGGATcataaatcacatttttttttttgggtataataaaacaaatcatgttaattgattcaattggtatGCTCTTACGTGTACTTGTACAACTAACTAGGTGACttttttttgcattattttaaataaaacaattttttaaatatgaaatgttATTATATTCTATTGATTTTGTAAAAGATCCCCttcttaataattaaaaaaatatggcaTATAAACATCATGTCTATGACATTTATGTTATTGTATATATATCTGAccatttgaatatatataaaacatgtaCTATTGAATAAAGTTTAACTTAGCATAAAAGACACTTTGGtgaaaaatattagataaagaCTTTGAAGAGTACATACAAGTGTTAAATGCATAATGTATGAATATTAGAAAGACTTGATTGAATtggaggattttttttttcggaataattttttgatagtcgaaaaaaataattaaaaatataaattaagataatGTTAGGAATTGGAAAAACAATTTCTTATACTTCCACCACGTGTAACTTAACTCAcaagataaagaataaaaaaaacattaagagTTGGAAAgaatcaacaataaaaaaattactttaacaaacacatgtaataattattaaaaatcaagATGCACGTATTCAATTATCTTAAtcattaattaacattaaaattgtGATGTAAATGGTTGttttatagtaataatatatatagatatctAGGAATataaatgtgtatatatatttctattataaactttatactttttatttttgttaatcaaCGTGATCCATCATAAAAGTTTTGTCATCTATGAAAATTTCGTCTCAAACTTGTGTTAAGGACTAAACTAGAATACCAAATAATTCTATCATTTAACATATTAACAAATTGTCCAACAACTTGGTTAATATTTGTTGTCTTTTGAGTTTATCATATTACTTACGTTAACTCACGTGGTTGCTTTAaataacacaacacaacaataatGTTTTTTAGATATTAGTGATGACGCGTAACTAcaactttcaataaaaataaaattattttttctattcaaatgaaaatattataaataggaATATTAATTAAAACGTATAAGTAATTTCTATATACAAGaaagattaaataataattcactATTTTGTAATCATTTTGttgaacaaaatataagaaaatttgcTAGATCTCAACTCGATGAAGAGGTATTCGACCTACTTACCTACTccattcacaaaaaaaaaaacaaaatagtcaATTTATGAGTACTTACATGCAAAAggaatcataaaataaaatgttgatgctgataaaaaataaaataaaaatgaggttGAGCAATATACATTTGTCTGATATGGCCAATAATGGCACCACATTTAGTGCTCTTGTTAAAGTATGTACTAAAGTTTcgcatattaaaaaaaaaggtggtGATGATGTTTagatagttataaaaaaatatatgacaacttaaaataatattattttaattatatttatttatttataatttaaaatgttatctattattatattattaaaatggatTGTAAAACGAGTGTATTTCATTTAAGGATCTTCTTCAATTTTTGTTAACACAAGTAAAAACTTATCGTATTAAGAACCgattttaagcctaattcaatcatacaaaaccAATTTCTGAGATAAagtttatctctagtcgatgtgggaatTTCAACGTATCCAACTATAATTTATGAATAAGTTATTTTGGAGAGAATATTTCTTAATAatccaaaattacatttttgaCTTATTCATTAACTagatttaacttataaaaaagtGATTTAACTCCGTTGAATTTCTAAATGAAAATGCTGTAAAATACAATGAACTTGCCCGTTTGTTGGAGTTCATCTTCGCTCACACAGCTAACAACCTTTGATTTGGCTTTCTGCCTTTCACGTTagttatgataatattttttttctaagttcGATGCCAGCATATAAgcattatatataaacatagattttactttattttttaaattcaacttgTTTAATATATTCAATTGTGTTTTGTTTACTTAAATCCTACTTGTTAAACATAGTCAATTGGGTTTGTTGAATTCGACACGTTAAAATATTCTTAGTTGTGGGAGATTATAATATGACtctaaacataaattataattaaactccACTTGTTTAACACTTTAAATTGTGCttgttttactaaatatttattttatgcgGGTTAAATATAGTCAATTATGTATCAGAACAAATAATTGTTAGTTGTTAGGTTacaatctttatttttctttaatctttttctGAAAGTAATTCGTTTTTGTGGCTGAAGCTTTAAAGGGGAAGAGGgttgactttttatttttatttttaaatgtgtttctAGTTAATGTTTTTCCACATGCTTTCACGTTTacattgtattaaaataatacaattgcAAATCTCAAACATTTatccaaattatttattgaagcGAGACAATAAAagattatcattttaattacaaaattatgcaaaaattaACTCTAATGATTAATAATTCatctttaaatctaattcaatcttataacatcagtttataaaataaaatttgtattcatttacatattataaatttatcttatttctaATCAATGTACGTTATATAAACATTTAAGCATTGTGTTAATTTGGAAGTTGAACTCACAAATTTTTTCAATGCTTCTTCTACCTTTATAATTAAGCTAACATAATTTAGTAAGAGAGTTGGACTTTTTTCCTAGTTTTCTTCCAACTTTACCACATTTGTTTTACAAAAAGATTCTAAGAGTATGGactcaattgaaaaattttaaattttttaaagctcatataataatttattagagGTTTAATGGAGGGTTTTCAAATTTATCAGAAActaaaaactgaattaaaattttgagaataatataatttttttaataaacctTTCATTTTAATTCAGCAAATATCATGAAAAATGTTGGTTGCAAGCAGGCCTAAAAGTCTATTCAAAACTTAGTGCGTTTTCCTTTTAAAACAAAGCACAATGCCGTCTCTATGAAAGTAAAATATCAGCACAACTAATGAACTTGATTTGACATTTTCGGCATCCACGTTCGTATGCTTTTGATGATAACGTTAATTCCAACAACTCCATCAAAAAACATACTTGTACCAACCTTAGATTTTCGAAATTTACAAGAACAAACGACATATTTTTATTCGATCATATCTCCACGTGATCTGAATAGTTTATTCCAGTTAGGTAAAAACTCAGTATCATTTCCATGTCTGTCAAAAACACAGCTTCTATAAAACGTTCCCACACCCCAACATGTTTTCCATTGTTCTCTGAATTCATCACCAACATTTACAGAGGGAAGGTTTCGTTATAGTTTTTGGAACAATGGGTTCAGAATCCTTAACCGTTTGCGTTACGGGGGCTTCTGGTTTCATCGGATCATGGCTTGTAATGAGACTCATCCAGCGTGGCTATACGGTTCGAGCAACTGTTCTTGACCCAGGTTCGTTTTCATCCATCATCTCACTCTCTGAattcatctttttcatcttccaaCATCAATATCACAGGCCAAAATAGCTCTTTTTGTTTACCCTTTTGAATTTCTGGTTTCATTCTAGTCTCAAGTTTGTACAGTTTTATCTGGGTATCTAAAAGGTAGTTCTTGTGACAAATTGTGAGTGATGTTTGTCAACTAAAGTTCTTGTTGCTGTTAGAAGTTGACAGAAAAGTTACTCTGATCTATAGATAcactttatattattaaagaaaagctTTTAAAAGTTGTTGGGACCATATTGAAATAAGAAAGTATACAGAGAACAACAGATCTTATTGAAGCTAgactcttaaaatattttataagagaagaaaattaaaaaaaaaatgaaataatttttctggaaattgaaattagtttttgaataaacttatttataaaaactttgttGCTTTCTAAAGTAGTTTTTGACTTAGAAAATTACTTGAGTGGCTTAAAGATgtttttttatccttaaaaatatatcattttcatttgacgtacaataattttttttcttcttaactCTTTCTTTCtgtacttttgtttattttgtatttacttATTGTCATTGCATTATGCAAATTGACATtacatattatgataaaattatagaaatcaaaagaaaaattttaaattattacagATATCACGTAAATTTTTTCAGGaaccaaacaaaaaatttataaatattttaaagactatatattaaaaagttaataaaactaaacacaaaattcataaatatttcaaagagaaaagttatatatattttagtctattttaattcataaaagaaGTTTATTCTTAAGTTTTGTTACAAGAGTGAATTGATTGTATGTTAGAAGTGAAAACAAGTACATGCATGAGATTATATGGCttagattttgttttgaaaagtcTTTCTACAcacaattttaaagaaaaagataaaataagtttttcatttttaaactgaaataaattttcataactCTATTTATACAGATAACATGAAGGAGGTGAAGCACTTGCTGGAAATACCAGGTGCAAAGAGCAAGCTGTCACTGTGGAAGGCTAACCTTGCAGAAGAGGGAAGCTTTGATGAAGCCATTAAAGGCTGCATTGGAGTTTTCCACTTGGCCACACCCATTGACTTTGAGTCCAAAGATCCTGAGGTTCACTCATCCATTCTATAAACTTATTCTCTAATGAGTTTTTTTTGTTGGATTTAGCTCAGCTTTTAAAATATACTGATATA
This genomic interval from Vigna radiata var. radiata cultivar VC1973A chromosome 8, Vradiata_ver6, whole genome shotgun sequence contains the following:
- the LOC106770111 gene encoding uncharacterized protein LOC106770111 — encoded protein: MEGDSSFSAMAPPIFNGENYQIWAVRMEAYLEALDLWEAIEEDYEISMLPGNPTIAQIKNHKDEKTKKAKTKACLFAAVSPTIFTRIMTLNSAKAIWDYLKEEYDGDDRIKGMQVLNLIRDFELQKMKESETITEYSKRLLNIANKVRLLGFEFKDSRIVEKVLVTVLERFEATITTLENTKDFSNITLVELLNSLQAQEQRRAMREQGFVEEPLPAKHEDN